From the Halalkalicoccus sp. NIPERK01 genome, one window contains:
- a CDS encoding nucleotide sugar dehydrogenase, translated as MPEPAGDTVCIVGLGYVGLPLANAFDEEGLDVIGYDVDEEKIAGLSAGRDPTGEIGDDAVTGSGIAFTTDPTGIERADYVVITVPTPVDSMKNPNLDFVESAGRTVGEHLSPGATVVLESTVYPGVTRDVLGPAIEATSGLTQSEGFNMGYSPERLAPGTDKSLREVKKIVSGDTDETLEDLAALYGTIIDAGLYRAPTIETAEAAKVLENVQRDVNIAVVNELALICDHMGLDTKEVIDAAASKWNFHEYSPGLVGGHCIPVDPLFLVHGSERAGYSPKLILQAREVNEYMPKHTAELTLKALNEAGKVLRESRLVVLGLAYKPNVGDLRTSEIGGVITTLAEYGIECDGYDPLAPDERVRESFGIDPLPEMAFDGANGIVLATPHDAILEEFDLEAAKEQLAENPVLMDVKGVLDEDEVEEAGYAYRKL; from the coding sequence ATGCCTGAACCCGCCGGAGATACGGTCTGTATCGTTGGTCTCGGCTACGTCGGTCTGCCGCTCGCGAACGCCTTCGACGAGGAGGGCCTCGACGTGATCGGCTACGACGTCGACGAGGAGAAGATAGCGGGGCTCTCGGCGGGCCGCGACCCGACCGGCGAGATCGGCGACGACGCCGTCACCGGAAGCGGGATCGCCTTCACCACGGACCCGACCGGAATCGAACGCGCCGACTACGTCGTCATCACGGTGCCGACGCCGGTCGACAGCATGAAGAACCCGAACCTCGACTTCGTCGAGAGTGCGGGTCGGACCGTCGGCGAACACCTCTCTCCCGGCGCGACCGTGGTCCTCGAGTCGACCGTCTACCCCGGCGTGACACGGGACGTCCTCGGGCCGGCCATCGAGGCGACCTCGGGGTTGACCCAGAGCGAGGGGTTCAACATGGGCTACTCGCCCGAGCGCCTCGCCCCGGGGACCGACAAGAGCCTGCGCGAGGTCAAAAAGATCGTCAGCGGCGACACCGACGAAACCCTCGAAGACCTCGCCGCGCTCTACGGGACGATCATCGACGCCGGGCTCTATCGAGCGCCCACGATCGAGACCGCGGAGGCGGCGAAGGTGCTCGAGAACGTCCAGCGGGACGTCAACATCGCGGTCGTCAACGAACTCGCGTTGATCTGTGATCATATGGGGCTGGACACGAAGGAGGTCATCGACGCAGCCGCCTCGAAGTGGAACTTCCACGAGTACTCCCCCGGATTGGTCGGCGGCCACTGCATCCCCGTCGACCCTCTGTTCCTGGTGCATGGCTCGGAACGTGCGGGCTACTCGCCGAAGCTCATCCTCCAGGCCCGCGAGGTCAACGAGTACATGCCAAAACACACGGCCGAACTCACGCTCAAGGCGCTCAACGAGGCCGGCAAGGTCCTCCGAGAGAGCCGGCTGGTCGTGCTCGGGCTGGCGTACAAGCCGAACGTCGGCGACCTCCGCACCTCGGAGATCGGCGGCGTCATCACGACGCTCGCGGAGTACGGCATCGAGTGCGACGGCTACGACCCCCTCGCGCCGGACGAACGGGTCCGCGAGTCGTTCGGGATCGACCCGCTGCCCGAGATGGCCTTCGACGGCGCCAACGGGATCGTGCTGGCGACGCCCCACGACGCGATCCTCGAGGAGTTCGACCTCGAGGCCGCGAAAGAACAGCTCGCCGAGAATCCCGTCCTCATGGACGTGAAGGGCGTACTGGACGAAGATGAGGTCGAGGAGGCCGGGTATGCCTACCGCAAGCTCTGA
- a CDS encoding nucleotide sugar dehydrogenase — protein MTDTVRSAPALYGSDASIDEQRTALTSGEVPVAVYGLGKMGLPLASVYADVTGNVTGMDVDPEVVEGVNAGENHIVGEPGLSDLVREVVDRGALSATTDGRAAAAAARVHVVIVPTLIDENSKPDLSIVETVMETVASGLAPGDQVILESTVPPRTCRDVVAPLLAAESGLDREEFGVAFCPERTASGRAIEDIRGAYPKIVGGLDDESTRVAELIYGEINSQEIIPVSDATTAEAVKVFEGVYRDVNIALANELTKHAEELEISVLEAIEAANTQPFCDLHIPGAGVGGHCIPYYPHFLIQTFDADSRLMELSREINDTMPTYTAELALSGLTKHGKETEGSDVLVLGLTYRAGVDELRATPAMGVIERLVSAGANVTAVDPITDTHGPFEEAGADVVSLDDARGRTYDAVVLVTAQEAFEDLEIPALAADDPLVVVDGRQALSELQNEHGIYYRGIGINA, from the coding sequence ATGACTGATACGGTACGGAGCGCTCCGGCGCTCTACGGCTCGGATGCATCGATCGACGAACAACGCACTGCCCTGACGAGCGGCGAGGTCCCCGTCGCGGTCTACGGGCTCGGCAAGATGGGTCTGCCCCTCGCGTCGGTCTACGCCGACGTGACGGGCAACGTCACCGGGATGGACGTCGACCCCGAGGTGGTCGAGGGCGTCAACGCCGGCGAGAACCACATCGTCGGCGAACCCGGTCTCTCCGATCTCGTCCGCGAGGTCGTCGACCGGGGCGCGCTCTCGGCGACGACCGACGGCCGGGCGGCCGCGGCGGCCGCCCGGGTCCACGTCGTGATCGTTCCCACGCTGATCGACGAGAACAGCAAGCCCGACCTCTCGATCGTCGAGACGGTGATGGAGACGGTCGCCTCGGGGCTCGCGCCGGGCGACCAGGTGATCCTCGAATCGACGGTCCCGCCGCGCACCTGTCGGGACGTCGTCGCGCCGCTGCTCGCCGCCGAAAGCGGGCTGGATCGCGAGGAGTTCGGCGTCGCGTTCTGTCCCGAACGCACCGCGAGCGGGCGGGCAATCGAGGATATTCGGGGTGCGTACCCGAAGATCGTCGGCGGACTCGACGACGAGAGCACGCGCGTAGCCGAACTGATCTACGGCGAGATCAATAGCCAGGAGATCATCCCCGTTTCGGACGCCACCACCGCGGAGGCGGTCAAGGTGTTCGAGGGGGTGTATCGCGACGTCAACATCGCGCTCGCGAACGAACTGACGAAACACGCCGAGGAACTGGAGATCAGCGTGCTGGAGGCGATCGAAGCGGCCAACACCCAGCCGTTCTGTGATCTGCACATTCCGGGTGCGGGCGTCGGGGGCCACTGTATCCCCTACTACCCGCACTTCCTGATCCAGACGTTCGATGCCGACTCGCGGCTGATGGAACTCTCCCGCGAGATCAACGACACCATGCCGACCTACACCGCGGAACTCGCCCTCTCCGGGTTGACGAAACACGGCAAGGAGACCGAGGGAAGCGACGTGCTCGTCCTCGGGCTGACCTATCGGGCCGGCGTCGACGAACTGCGCGCGACGCCCGCGATGGGCGTCATCGAACGCCTCGTGAGCGCGGGCGCGAACGTCACGGCTGTCGACCCGATCACCGACACCCACGGACCGTTCGAGGAGGCCGGTGCGGACGTCGTCTCGCTCGACGACGCACGCGGGCGCACCTACGACGCGGTCGTGTTGGTGACCGCCCAGGAAGCGTTCGAGGACCTCGAGATACCTGCGCTGGCGGCCGACGACCCGTTGGTCGTCGTCGACGGCCGGCAGGCCCTTTCGGAGCTACAGAATGAACACGGAATCTACTACAGAGGAATCGGTATCAATGCCTGA
- a CDS encoding acyltransferase — protein sequence MTETRVELGEECVIDDPDSVGYLHDESADPAVIGDRARIRKGTIVYADVEIGDDFTTGHNALVREKTTIGDSVIVGTDTVIDGTTEIGSHVSLQTGVYVPTNTTIGSNVFVGPRAVMTNDPYPVRRDADLVGPTLEDGVSVGANATILPGVRIGAGSFVAAGATVTEDVPPHTLALGTPARHRDLPESLSGENLLHD from the coding sequence ATGACCGAGACGCGCGTCGAACTCGGCGAGGAGTGTGTGATCGACGACCCCGACTCCGTGGGGTATCTCCACGACGAGTCGGCCGATCCCGCCGTGATCGGCGATCGTGCCCGCATCCGCAAGGGGACGATCGTCTACGCGGACGTCGAGATCGGCGACGACTTCACGACGGGTCACAACGCGCTCGTTCGCGAGAAGACGACGATCGGCGACAGCGTGATCGTCGGGACCGACACCGTGATCGACGGCACCACGGAGATCGGCTCGCACGTCAGCCTCCAGACGGGCGTCTACGTCCCGACGAACACGACGATCGGGTCGAACGTCTTCGTCGGCCCGCGTGCGGTGATGACGAACGATCCCTACCCCGTACGGCGGGACGCCGACCTCGTGGGCCCGACCCTCGAGGACGGCGTCTCGGTCGGCGCCAACGCGACGATCCTGCCGGGCGTGCGGATCGGCGCGGGATCGTTCGTCGCGGCGGGGGCGACCGTCACCGAGGACGTCCCGCCCCACACCCTCGCGCTGGGGACGCCCGCTCGACACCGCGACCTTCCCGAGTCCCTCTCGGGGGAGAACCTACTCCATGACTGA
- a CDS encoding Gfo/Idh/MocA family protein, with amino-acid sequence MSEQPPVRAGVIGVGSMGQNHARVYRELPETQLVGVHDVDTEQARSVAEAFGTAAMEMDDLLDSVDVVSIAVPTQFHYDTARECIDAGVSVLVEKPFVEDLEDGRELIGLAERQGVVLQVGHIERFNPAVMTLKDLLADLDIIALEARRLGPPVDRDIEDTAVMDLMIHDIDIILSILGEEARDVYAAGTRGSDYATATIQTPSGRIGQLTASRVTQQKVRELTITAENCRVIVDYIDQSIEITRQSLPEYVKQEGFRYRHENIVEQVLVERREPLKNELSAFAEAARTGSEPVVTGEDGLRALSLAREIDELAGRETPPPTDTV; translated from the coding sequence ATGTCTGAACAACCGCCGGTCCGTGCGGGCGTCATCGGCGTCGGCAGCATGGGGCAGAACCACGCCCGGGTCTACCGGGAACTCCCCGAGACCCAGCTCGTCGGCGTCCACGACGTGGACACCGAACAGGCCCGGTCGGTCGCCGAGGCGTTCGGAACGGCGGCCATGGAGATGGACGACCTCCTCGATTCGGTCGACGTCGTCTCGATCGCGGTGCCGACCCAGTTCCACTACGACACCGCACGGGAGTGCATCGACGCGGGCGTGAGCGTCCTCGTCGAGAAGCCGTTCGTCGAGGACCTCGAGGACGGCCGCGAGCTGATCGGGTTGGCCGAGCGACAGGGCGTCGTGTTGCAGGTGGGCCACATCGAGCGGTTCAACCCGGCGGTGATGACGCTGAAGGACCTGCTCGCTGACCTCGATATCATCGCGTTGGAAGCGCGCAGGCTCGGCCCGCCGGTCGACCGGGACATCGAGGACACCGCCGTGATGGACCTGATGATCCACGACATCGACATCATCCTGTCGATCCTCGGAGAGGAGGCGAGGGATGTCTACGCCGCGGGGACGCGCGGGTCGGACTACGCGACCGCGACGATCCAGACCCCCTCGGGCAGGATCGGTCAGCTCACCGCGAGCCGCGTCACCCAGCAGAAGGTCCGCGAACTGACGATCACCGCGGAGAACTGTCGGGTGATCGTCGACTACATCGACCAGTCGATCGAGATCACGCGCCAGTCGCTTCCCGAGTACGTCAAACAGGAGGGCTTTCGCTACCGTCACGAGAACATCGTCGAGCAGGTGCTCGTCGAGCGCCGCGAACCCCTGAAGAACGAGCTCTCGGCGTTCGCGGAGGCCGCACGGACCGGTTCCGAACCCGTCGTCACCGGCGAGGACGGGCTTCGGGCGCTCTCGCTCGCGCGCGAGATCGACGAACTGGCCGGCCGCGAGACGCCGCCGCCGACCGATACCGTATAG
- a CDS encoding DegT/DnrJ/EryC1/StrS aminotransferase family protein, with protein sequence MIPIANPDIGDGERDAVEEVLDSGYIASGDVVTAFEEAFAEFCGAERGVATANGTAALHAVCEALDVRGRAVITTPFSFVATANSIRLAGGEPVFADIDSNTYNLDPDAVESILRDREDVAAIMPVHLYGLPADMDRFAELAAEYDVALIEDAAQAHGAAVDGRRVGSLGDVACFSFYPTKNMTTGEGGMVTMDDPDIEAGVRGFINHGRDGSAQYAHTAVGHNLRLTNIAAALGRVQLQRLPDFTEARRENADRLTEGLAETAVETPAVPEGRTHVYHQYTVRTDGRDALQSALEERGVDSKIYYPTCIHELDAYEGYDADVPNATRAAEEVLSLPVHPNLSSADVDRIVEAVADTGIRHV encoded by the coding sequence ATGATCCCGATCGCGAACCCCGACATCGGCGACGGCGAACGAGACGCCGTCGAGGAGGTCCTCGACTCGGGCTACATCGCCAGCGGCGACGTCGTGACCGCCTTCGAGGAGGCGTTCGCCGAGTTCTGTGGCGCCGAGCGCGGCGTCGCGACCGCCAACGGCACCGCCGCCCTCCACGCCGTCTGCGAGGCCCTCGACGTCCGGGGGCGGGCGGTGATCACCACCCCCTTCTCGTTCGTCGCGACCGCGAACTCGATCCGACTGGCCGGCGGCGAACCCGTCTTCGCCGACATCGATTCTAATACCTATAACCTCGACCCCGACGCCGTCGAGTCGATCCTCCGCGACCGCGAGGACGTCGCGGCGATCATGCCCGTCCACCTCTACGGCCTGCCGGCGGACATGGACCGGTTCGCGGAACTCGCCGCGGAGTACGACGTCGCGCTGATCGAGGACGCGGCCCAGGCCCACGGCGCGGCCGTCGACGGCCGGCGCGTCGGCTCGCTCGGCGACGTCGCCTGTTTCTCCTTCTACCCGACGAAGAACATGACCACCGGCGAGGGGGGGATGGTGACGATGGACGACCCCGACATCGAGGCGGGGGTCAGGGGGTTCATCAACCACGGCCGCGACGGGAGCGCCCAGTACGCCCACACCGCGGTCGGGCACAACCTCCGGCTGACGAACATCGCGGCGGCGCTCGGACGCGTCCAGCTACAGCGGCTTCCCGACTTCACCGAGGCCCGTCGGGAGAACGCCGACCGACTGACCGAGGGGCTCGCCGAGACCGCCGTCGAGACGCCGGCGGTGCCCGAGGGCCGAACGCACGTCTACCACCAGTACACGGTCCGAACCGACGGGCGGGACGCCCTCCAGAGCGCGCTCGAGGAGCGGGGCGTCGACAGCAAGATCTACTACCCGACGTGTATCCACGAACTCGACGCCTACGAGGGCTACGACGCGGACGTGCCGAACGCCACGCGCGCGGCCGAGGAGGTGCTCTCGTTGCCGGTTCACCCGAACCTCTCGTCGGCCGACGTGGATCGGATCGTTGAAGCCGTCGCGGACACAGGGATACGACATGTCTGA
- a CDS encoding DUF1616 domain-containing protein, whose translation MRVHQWTGDLFVVLLFSGLAAGGILVAEVSFTPIRVALALPLVLLLPGYAFISALFPDAPAEDGKGLGTLERVVLSVAVSLAVVAMIAYAANFTPYGITLLPITVAVVGWTVLFALLGLVRRARHPAEGRYGVRSGVHLGAVAGLFTVQRRRPGETRGPFEPENERQLLLNVFLVFSLLALLAGGVYMGVAAPSLPNEQPHTEFYLLSENDEGELTSTDLPTDLSAGETAPITIAIENHEGETQTYTTVVYQQEVTLSDDGRTVESVDGAEELDRFETTVEDGGTEQVSYDAGPTADGDVYVWFLLYHGDVPDDPSPENADETTRLAFTG comes from the coding sequence ATGAGAGTCCACCAGTGGACCGGCGACCTGTTCGTGGTCCTCCTCTTCAGCGGGCTGGCCGCGGGCGGCATCCTCGTGGCGGAGGTGTCCTTCACGCCGATCCGCGTCGCGCTCGCGCTCCCGCTCGTCCTGTTGCTGCCCGGGTACGCGTTCATCAGCGCCCTCTTCCCCGACGCCCCCGCCGAGGACGGCAAGGGCCTCGGGACCCTCGAACGGGTCGTCCTCTCGGTCGCGGTGAGCCTCGCGGTCGTCGCGATGATCGCGTACGCCGCGAACTTCACGCCGTACGGGATCACCTTGCTTCCGATCACCGTCGCCGTCGTCGGGTGGACGGTGCTGTTCGCACTGCTCGGTCTCGTTCGACGCGCCAGGCACCCGGCCGAGGGCCGCTACGGCGTGCGGTCGGGCGTCCACCTCGGCGCCGTCGCCGGGCTCTTCACCGTCCAGCGGCGACGCCCGGGCGAGACGCGCGGGCCGTTCGAACCGGAGAACGAACGGCAGCTCCTGTTGAACGTCTTTCTGGTCTTCAGCCTCCTCGCGCTGCTGGCCGGCGGCGTCTACATGGGGGTCGCCGCCCCGTCGCTACCGAACGAGCAGCCCCACACCGAGTTCTACCTGCTCTCGGAGAACGACGAGGGCGAGTTGACCTCGACCGACCTGCCGACGGACCTCTCGGCGGGCGAGACCGCCCCAATCACCATCGCCATCGAGAACCACGAGGGCGAGACCCAGACGTACACCACCGTGGTCTACCAGCAGGAGGTGACGCTGAGCGACGACGGCCGGACCGTCGAGAGCGTCGACGGCGCGGAGGAACTCGACCGGTTCGAGACGACCGTCGAGGACGGCGGGACCGAACAGGTCTCGTACGACGCCGGCCCGACGGCCGACGGCGACGTCTACGTCTGGTTCCTCCTCTATCACGGCGACGTGCCGGACGACCCGTCGCCGGAGAACGCCGACGAGACCACCCGCCTCGCGTTCACCGGCTAA